A region from the Benincasa hispida cultivar B227 chromosome 8, ASM972705v1, whole genome shotgun sequence genome encodes:
- the LOC120083258 gene encoding kinesin-like protein KIN-14C, which yields MASRNQNRPPRSPAKKDVPDDIPLDKRRKIAAGRILGPAAGARGRQPFVDVNNRQGVSANDACSTDDSECGTVEFTKEEIDALLSEKLKGKKFDLKGKVDQITDHNKRLKLCIKWFQQIEESHLLEEERLRTALESAEKKCSAIELEMKERADELSSTISGLRNNVASLEEKFTKEESDKLDAMESHKREKDARLAAESLQASLSGDLEKALQEKLAAEKRLASNEDLYKRAQEYNISLQQYNSKLQADLDTTSESLKRVGMEKMTVVENLSTLRGHNKTLQEQLKSLKASLEEAMKQKDSLTNEIKCLREELQQVRNDRDRLTSQVLALTAEMEKLKEFSGKSSIELDSLTVKTNSLEETCSSQREQISMLDHQLTAANEKLKRADLSAFQTRSEYEEQKRYISDLQSRLADAELQITEGEKLRKKLHNTILELKGNIRVFCRVRPLLPDDGVETTVVSYPTSTEALGRGIDLSQSGQKYPFTFDKVFNHEASQQDVFVEISQLVQSALDGYKVCIFAYGQTGSGKTYTMMGRPEAPEQKGLIPRSLEQIFQASQSLQSQGWKYKMQVSMLEIYNETIRDLLSTHRSSGSDIVRTENGVLGKQYTIKHDANGNTHVSDLTIVDVCSIREISSLLQQAAHSRSVGRTQMNEQSSRSHFVFTLRISGINESTEQQVQGVLNLIDLAGSERLSRSGATGDRLKETQAINKSLSCLSDVIFALAKKEDHVPFRNSKLTYLLQPCLGGDSKTLMFVNISPDPSSVNESLCSLRFAARVNACEIGIPRRQTTMRPVDSRLSYG from the exons ATGGCGTCTCGAAACCAGAATAGGCCCCCTCGTAGTCCAGCT AAGAAGGATGTTCCAGACGATATTCCTTTAGACAAACGGAGGAAGATTGCGGCTGGAAGAATATTAGGACCTGCAGCTGGTGCCCGAGGAAGACAGCCGTTTGTAGATGTTAACAATAGGCAGGGGGTTTCTGCTAATGATGCGTGTAGCACCGACGATTCTGAATGTGGCACCGTAGAGTTCACGAAAGAAGAGATTGATGCGTTGTTAAGTGAGAAGCTAAAAGGGAAGAAATTTGATCTGAAG GGGAAAGTGGATCAAATAACTGATCATAATAAGAGGCTCAAGCTTTGCATAAAATGGTTTCAACAAATCGAGGAAAGTCATCTACTTGAAGAGGAAAGACTTCGAACTGCTCTGGAATCTGCCGAGAAGAAATGCTCTGCTATAG AGCtggaaatgaaagaaagagCGGACGAGCTCTCTTCCACTATTTCAGGGCTAAGGAATAATGTTGcttctttggaagagaaatttACTAAAGAAGAATCTGATAAGTTG GATGCAATGGAGAGTcataaaagagagaaagatgCCCGACTTGCAGCCGAGAGTTTACAAGCCTCACTTTCAGGCGACCTTGAGAAAGCTCTACAAGAGAAATTAGCCGCTGAAAAGAGG CTTGCCTCTAATGAAGATTTGTACAAGAGGGCACAAGAGTATAATATCAGTCTTCAACAGTATAATAGCAAACTCCAAGCTGACCTTGATACGACCAGCGAGTCACTCAAACGAGTAGGAATGGAGAAAATGACAGTTGTGGAGAATCTTAGCACATTGAGAGGTCACAATAAGACGCTGCAGGAACAATTAAAATCTTTGAAA GCTTCATTAGAGGAGGCAATGAAACAAAAAGATTCATTGACGAATGAAATCAAGTGTCTTCGGGAAGAGCTACAACAAGTGAGAAATGATCGTGACCGTCTAACAAGTCAGGTGCTGGCCTTGACCGCTGAAATGGAGAAACTTAAAGAGTTCAGCGGTAAATCATCTATTGAATTGGATAGCCTGACTGTGAAAACAAATTCCTTGGAG GAGACATGCTCTTCACAAAGGGAGCAAATATCCATGCTCGATCACCAACTAACAGCtgcaaatgaaaaattaaaa AGGGCAGATTTATCTGCTTTCCAGACTAGATCAGAATATGAAGAACAGAAAAGGTATATCAGTGACCTACAAAGCCGCCTGGCAGATGCAGAGCTGCAAATTACAGAGGGAGAGAAGTTAAGAAAAAAACTTCACAACACAATACTG GAATTAAAAGGGAATATTCGCGTATTCTGTCGAGTGCGACCCTTGCTACCAGATGATGGTGTAGAGACCACGGTTGTCTCCTATCCAACATCAACAGAAGCTCTTGGCCGGGGTATTGATTTGTCACAAAGTG GGCAGAAATATCCATTCACATTTGACAAGGTGTTTAATCATGAAGCATCACAGCAAGATGTTTTTGTAGAAATATCCCAACTGGTGCAGAGTGCACTTGATGGTTACAAG GTTTGCATATTTGCTTATGGTCAAACAGGATCTGGTAAAACTTATACAATGATGGGAAGACCCGAAGCTCCAGAGCAGAAAGGGTTGATACCACGATCTCTTGAACAAATATTTCAAGCTAGTCAATCCCTTCAATCTCAGGGATGGAAATACAAAATGCAG GTTTCCATGTTAGAAATATATAATGAAACCATCCGTGATTTACTGTCAACACATCGATCAAGCGGTTCAGACATAGTGAGGACAGAAAATGGTGTTCTTGGTAAACAGTACACCATTAAACATGATGCAAACGGGAACACGCACGTTTCAGATCTCACCATCGTTGATGTCTGCAGTATTAGAGAGATCTCTTCACTCCTTCAGCAGGCTGCTCACAGCAG GTCCGTAGGTAGAACTCAAATGAATGAGCAGTCATCAAGAAGTCATTTTGTATTTACACTGCGTATATCAGGCATAAATGAG AGCACTGAACAACAAGTTCAGGGGGTTCTAAATCTCATTGATCTTGCTGGGAGTGAACGGCTTTCAAGGAGTGGGGCAACTGGGGATCGGTTGAAGGAAACACAG GCTATCAACAAAAGTTTGTCGTGTTTGAGCGATGTCATATTTGCCTTGGCTAAGAAGGAAGACCATGTTCCGTTTAGGAACTCCAAGCTTACATATCTTCTCCAG CCATGCCTAGGCGGAGACTCAAAAACTTTGATGTTTGTCAATATCTCACCTGACCCATCATCTGTGAATGAGTCGCTTTGCTCGCTTCGGTTTGCGGCCAGAGTGAATGCTTGTGAAATTGGAATCCCTCGCCGGCAAACAACCATGCGACCTGTAGATTCCCGCTTGAGTTATGGCTAA
- the LOC120083259 gene encoding oxygen-evolving enhancer protein 3, chloroplastic-like, with the protein MAQAMASMAGLCGSSQAVLEGSLQISGSTRLSVAGSSRPSVPRSGLMIRAQQVSAEPETSRRAVLGLVAAGLASSSFVQAVLAEAKPIKVGPPPPPSGGLPGTLNSDQPRDLDLPLKERFFLQPQSPEMAVARAKESAKDIINVKGQIEKKAWPFVRDDLRLKAEYLRYDLKTIISAKPKEEKQALKDLTGKLFQDINNLDYAAKIKSSSEAEKYYAQTVSTLNDVLSKIG; encoded by the exons ATGGCACAAGCTATGGCATCAATGGCAGGTCTATGTGGTTCCTCTCAGGCTGTTTTGGAAGGTAGCCTTCAAATTAGTGGCTCAACCCGCTTGAGTGTGGCTGGCAGCAGCAGGCCCTCCGTCCCCCGGTCTGGGTTGATGATCAGAGCCCAGCAAGTTTCTGCTGAGCCTGAGACCAGCCGCAGGGCTGTTCTTGGCTTGGTCGCCGCCGGTCTCGCTTCCAGCTCTTTCGTTCAAGCTGTTCTCGCTGAGGCTAAGCCCATCAAAGTCGGTCCTCCACCACCTCCCTCCGGTGGACTCC CTGGGACTCTGAACTCGGACCAGCCAAGGGACTTGGACCTGCCATTGAAAGAGAGGTTCTTCCTGCAACCACAAAGTCCAGAGATGGCTGTGGCGAGGGCAAAAGAATCAGCCAAGGACATTATCAATGTAAAGGGGCAGATAGAGAAGAAGGCTTGGCCATTTGTCCGTGATGACCTTCGTCTTAAGGCAGAGTACCTTCGTTATGATCTCAAGACAATCATTTCAGCCAAGCCTAAGGAAGAGAAGCAGGCCCTTAAGGACCTCACAGGAAAGCTCTTCCAAGACATCAACAAC TTGGATTATGCAGCAAAGATTAAGAGCAGCTCAGAAGCAGAGAAGTATTATGCTCAGACTGTGTCAACCCTCAACGATGTCCTCTCCAAGATTGGTTAG
- the LOC120083260 gene encoding uncharacterized protein LOC120083260 — protein sequence MARNYGFLVCILVMVIDAVAGILGIQAEKAQNRVVLESVSIWVRACSRKPRDDAFSQGLAATILLGVAHVIAKVLGGCICIRNKQHFQESTANKRLGLLFMILSWITLAIGLSLLIAGTVDNSKWKNSCEISSHGLFLGGGIVCFIHGLCTVAYYVSATAAYREEQRKPKAKPSEPQHV from the exons ATGGCGCGAAACTATGGCTTTCTGGTCTGCATTTTGGTTATGGTAATCGACGCTGTTGCCGGAATACTTGGCATTCAAGCTGAAAAGGCTCAGAATCGG GTGGTACTAGAATCGGTGAGCATATGGGTGCGTGCATGCAGCAGGAAGCCGAGAGATGATGCTTTTAGTCAGGGGCTGGCTGCAACTATTCTGCTTGGTGTTGCTCATGTCATTGCTAAAgtacttggtgggtgcatttgcATTAGGAATAAGCAACATTTTCAAGAATCAACTGCAAATAAGCGATTGGGATTGCTCTTCATGATACTCTCATG GATTACATTGGCTATTGGGTTATCATTGTTGATAGCTGGGACGGTGGACAATTCCAAGTGGAAAAACTCATGTGAGATATCAAGTCATGGCCTGTTTTTGGGTGGTGGGATTGTGTGTTTCATTCATGGGCTCTGTACTGTTGCTTATTATGTTTCTGCAACAGCAGCTTATAGAGAAGAACAGAGGAAACCCAAAGCAAAACCTTCTGAACCACAACATGTATAA